One genomic region from Nostoc sphaeroides encodes:
- a CDS encoding M48 family metalloprotease: protein MPSHAKPSLEAGLIALKQGNYQTAIAQLEPIASSQSNGTASLQAQVGLVMAYARIGEASKAIAISQNLIESNNPQVQEWAKRALEHLTKRQKRDQEAKNVETGFVAFDNSTPNSTPDSSPVTPPETPTLEEPKDQVIETKSNDTPPMVPLAKLKATVATPLPAAGSVPLSGFMGSVTRTQAKLFGVIYWRQAQRARAWQPLRKPKLIPLRLLTAGTFIALFWVMREMLKLAMGFINQTLVKLPYLEPLQPLYRDPTTFLLIVLVILLGVSPWLLDQLLAKLYGQREFPKDVLNAHSREAVRVLQRCCQQRHWPLPKLRILPMAAPIILTYGSLPRNARIVVSQGLLEQLADDEIAIIYATQLGHIAHWDFAVMSLLLLVTLPIHRLYQQVSNWGDKISGIWRYPVTILASIVYGVWCLLTGTALWLSRLRLYYSDRVASEITGNPNALIRALLKIAIGIAADIQKEEETSWQLESLNLLTPVSHQQSLSLGTIASNLSFESFLKWDTANPYRRWFTINNSHPLMGDRIERLCQIARHWHLDTELHFASVPSKVKRQSFLLQIAPWLGIPLGVLFAALVWLTWQLAFTLKFLNLKWIYEDWSFITGCLLIGFSIGTVMRINSFFPDIKPATVQTDDYLPNLLADPSALPIDSISVRLVGKLLGRQGTSNSLAQDLILQSSAGLVKLHHVSWLGQPVNHQDLIGRQIIVTGWFRRGATPWIDIQTLETQSGKTIHSAHPIWSTFLAVAAQAWGAYIFLTS, encoded by the coding sequence ATGCCTTCACATGCCAAACCGTCTTTGGAGGCTGGTTTAATTGCCCTCAAGCAGGGAAATTACCAAACAGCGATCGCTCAACTAGAACCTATTGCTAGCAGCCAAAGTAATGGTACTGCTAGCTTACAAGCCCAGGTTGGTTTAGTGATGGCTTATGCACGGATTGGAGAAGCCTCCAAAGCGATCGCTATTTCTCAGAATCTCATTGAGAGTAACAATCCGCAAGTTCAAGAGTGGGCAAAACGCGCACTCGAACACCTGACAAAACGTCAAAAACGCGATCAAGAAGCAAAAAATGTCGAAACTGGATTTGTTGCTTTTGATAATTCAACCCCAAATTCAACGCCAGATTCTTCCCCAGTTACTCCCCCAGAAACTCCGACATTAGAGGAACCAAAAGATCAAGTAATAGAAACAAAGAGCAACGATACCCCGCCGATGGTGCCACTAGCTAAACTCAAAGCTACAGTAGCTACACCACTGCCAGCAGCAGGATCTGTGCCCTTAAGTGGCTTCATGGGTTCTGTTACCCGCACCCAAGCTAAATTATTCGGCGTTATTTATTGGCGACAAGCACAACGCGCCAGAGCATGGCAACCCCTACGCAAACCGAAATTAATCCCTTTGCGACTGCTGACAGCAGGAACATTCATCGCTCTGTTTTGGGTGATGCGAGAAATGCTCAAGTTAGCAATGGGATTCATCAACCAGACTTTAGTTAAACTACCTTATCTGGAGCCATTGCAGCCTTTATACCGCGACCCTACTACATTCTTGTTAATAGTATTGGTGATTTTGCTCGGAGTATCACCTTGGTTGCTGGATCAGCTACTGGCAAAGTTGTATGGTCAGCGAGAATTTCCCAAAGATGTATTGAATGCCCATAGCCGCGAAGCTGTTCGGGTGCTACAACGTTGTTGCCAACAGAGGCACTGGCCGTTACCCAAACTGCGGATTTTACCAATGGCTGCACCAATTATCCTGACTTATGGTAGTTTACCACGTAATGCCAGGATTGTTGTCAGTCAGGGGTTATTAGAGCAACTAGCAGATGATGAAATCGCCATTATTTACGCCACGCAGCTAGGGCATATTGCTCACTGGGATTTTGCTGTGATGTCTTTGTTACTCCTGGTGACACTACCAATTCATAGGCTATATCAGCAAGTGTCGAACTGGGGAGACAAAATATCAGGGATTTGGCGCTATCCGGTGACAATTCTGGCTAGCATTGTTTATGGAGTTTGGTGTTTGCTGACTGGGACTGCATTATGGTTGTCGCGGTTGCGGCTTTATTATAGCGATCGCGTCGCCTCTGAAATTACTGGTAATCCCAATGCCCTGATTCGCGCTTTACTCAAAATTGCCATCGGCATTGCAGCTGATATCCAAAAAGAGGAAGAGACAAGTTGGCAACTAGAAAGCTTAAATCTCTTGACACCAGTCAGCCACCAACAGAGCCTTTCTTTAGGCACTATTGCCAGTAATTTATCTTTTGAATCATTTTTGAAGTGGGATACAGCCAATCCCTATCGCCGATGGTTTACAATTAATAATAGTCATCCATTGATGGGCGATCGCATCGAACGCCTGTGCCAAATAGCCCGTCACTGGCATCTAGACACTGAACTACATTTTGCAAGCGTTCCATCAAAAGTTAAGCGTCAGTCTTTCTTATTACAAATCGCTCCCTGGTTGGGAATTCCTCTAGGGGTTCTGTTTGCAGCTTTAGTCTGGCTAACCTGGCAACTAGCATTCACACTCAAGTTTTTAAATCTAAAGTGGATATATGAAGATTGGTCTTTCATTACAGGCTGCCTTCTGATTGGCTTTAGCATCGGTACAGTGATGCGGATTAATTCTTTCTTCCCCGATATTAAACCTGCCACTGTGCAAACTGACGATTATCTACCTAACCTGTTAGCTGATCCTTCAGCCTTACCAATTGATAGCATCAGCGTGCGTCTTGTGGGTAAATTATTAGGTCGTCAAGGCACTAGCAACTCCCTAGCGCAAGATTTAATCCTCCAATCCAGCGCAGGTTTAGTGAAATTACACCATGTTTCTTGGTTAGGACAGCCAGTTAATCACCAGGATCTAATTGGTAGGCAAATTATCGTCACAGGTTGGTTCCGCCGAGGAGCAACACCTTGGATCGATATCCAAACCCTGGAAACTCAAAGTGGTAAAACCATTCATAGCGCTCATCCCATTTGGTCTACTTTTTTAGCAGTTGCAGCACAAGCTTGGGGCGCATACATTTTTCTCACTAGTTAG
- a CDS encoding SufE family protein: protein MSSTLDSLPPALAKIVQRFQRASEPKRRYEQLIWYAQKLNEFPEAGKLPENKVPGCVSQVYITAALDDGKVVFQGDSDSQLTKGLVGLLVEGLQGLTPTEIVQLTPDFIQETGLNVSLTPSRANGFYNIFKTMQKKALECKIGH, encoded by the coding sequence ATGTCCTCAACTCTAGATTCTTTGCCACCTGCGCTCGCTAAAATTGTCCAGCGCTTTCAACGCGCTTCCGAACCGAAGCGACGCTACGAACAGCTAATCTGGTATGCTCAGAAGCTCAATGAGTTCCCAGAAGCTGGTAAATTACCCGAAAATAAAGTTCCTGGTTGCGTGTCTCAAGTTTATATCACCGCAGCATTGGATGACGGTAAAGTTGTGTTTCAGGGCGATTCCGATTCTCAGTTAACCAAAGGATTAGTCGGGCTTCTGGTTGAAGGATTGCAGGGACTAACGCCAACTGAGATTGTCCAACTAACTCCAGATTTTATTCAAGAAACAGGTTTAAATGTTAGCCTCACACCTTCCCGTGCTAATGGATTTTACAATATTTTTAAAACCATGCAAAAAAAAGCATTGGAATGTAAAATTGGTCATTAG
- a CDS encoding RNA recognition motif domain-containing protein: MSIRLYIGNLPKEEIDRQDLQAVFAAEGDAVTTKLIKDRKTGKCRGFGFLTVNNDEQADEIIEKYNGQMFKDTPIKLEKALPRTKGDEGEEQAPKPVTAASSTPTPMPTREGSRREKSSKKPRRGSGGGGGSRENNTTTTDSDAIRPDPRWASELEKLKQMLAAQTTN; the protein is encoded by the coding sequence ATGTCCATTCGCCTATATATAGGTAATTTGCCTAAAGAAGAAATAGATCGTCAGGATCTGCAAGCAGTTTTTGCAGCAGAAGGTGATGCTGTAACTACTAAATTAATTAAAGACCGTAAAACTGGCAAATGCCGTGGTTTCGGTTTTCTAACAGTCAACAACGACGAACAAGCTGACGAAATTATTGAAAAATATAATGGTCAGATGTTCAAAGACACTCCCATTAAGCTAGAGAAAGCATTACCTCGGACAAAAGGTGATGAGGGCGAGGAGCAAGCTCCCAAACCAGTTACGGCTGCTAGTAGTACCCCCACTCCTATGCCTACTAGAGAAGGTAGCCGCCGCGAGAAAAGCTCTAAGAAGCCTCGTCGTGGCTCAGGTGGCGGCGGCGGTTCTCGTGAAAACAACACCACAACTACCGATTCAGACGCTATTCGTCCAGATCCTCGTTGGGCTTCGGAATTAGAAAAGCTGAAGCAGATGTTAGCTGCACAAACTACGAATTAA
- a CDS encoding alpha/beta fold hydrolase yields MSTNLLSTSAATGFGGVVQEYLWNWENQQLRVVYETLGKGSPLLLLPSFSSVSTRLEVGELAKLLAPNFQVVAIDWPGFGESSRPSLNYRPEIYQQFLEDFVKAVLRRRPSATLRTGSVQVFNTPITAIAAGHAASYVLQLAVKQQAAFSKILLLAPTWRGPLPTMGASQQIAGMVRELVRSPILGQALYKLNTTPSFLSLMYRRHVFTDAAKITPSFIEKKWQITQQPGARFASAAFVTGNLDAVHEQSDFLELVQSLTVPLMVVIGESSPPKSREEMNALVALPGVRSVVIPGSLGLHEEYPAVVLEAVQDFLFSSEN; encoded by the coding sequence ATGTCAACAAATTTATTATCTACCTCTGCTGCTACTGGCTTTGGTGGAGTGGTTCAAGAATATCTCTGGAATTGGGAAAATCAGCAATTACGCGTTGTTTATGAAACCCTCGGTAAAGGTTCACCGCTATTGCTACTACCATCTTTCAGCAGTGTTTCGACCCGTTTGGAAGTAGGCGAACTTGCTAAGTTACTAGCTCCCAATTTTCAAGTTGTAGCCATAGATTGGCCTGGATTTGGAGAATCTTCTCGCCCTAGTTTGAATTATCGTCCAGAAATATATCAGCAATTTCTGGAAGATTTTGTCAAAGCTGTACTTCGACGCCGCCCTTCGGCTACGCTCAGGACAGGCTCAGTACAAGTTTTTAATACTCCCATTACTGCGATCGCGGCTGGTCATGCTGCTAGCTATGTTTTACAATTAGCTGTGAAACAACAAGCTGCTTTCTCGAAAATTTTATTGTTAGCTCCTACTTGGCGTGGGCCTTTGCCGACAATGGGGGCAAGTCAGCAAATAGCTGGTATGGTGAGAGAATTGGTGCGATCGCCTATACTTGGTCAAGCTCTCTATAAACTCAACACTACCCCATCCTTCTTAAGTTTGATGTATCGCCGTCATGTATTTACTGACGCGGCTAAAATTACACCCAGTTTCATCGAGAAGAAATGGCAAATAACTCAACAACCAGGAGCGCGATTTGCATCTGCTGCTTTTGTAACTGGTAATCTCGATGCTGTACACGAACAATCTGATTTTCTGGAACTTGTGCAGTCTTTAACCGTACCGCTCATGGTAGTAATTGGGGAATCCAGCCCCCCCAAATCACGAGAAGAAATGAACGCTTTGGTAGCCTTACCAGGAGTGAGAAGCGTTGTCATACCTGGTTCTCTGGGACTGCATGAAGAATACCCAGCAGTTGTTTTAGAAGCAGTTCAAGATTTTTTGTTCTCCTCAGAAAATTAA